A genomic region of Oncorhynchus mykiss isolate Arlee chromosome 2, USDA_OmykA_1.1, whole genome shotgun sequence contains the following coding sequences:
- the LOC110538089 gene encoding uncharacterized protein LOC110538089 isoform X5: MCIAGGEIPRFSVPRPFSMPEDSSDDDCDLSGDSISAYGMHSMELGGKCWECGVQFKPGQELIEHFESHRSKVSTSCNICQVTFSRTVSLAMHLVNAHPNSVLHCSNCQLFFSNLWDLNKHIGIHLFTELLNTPLEDISNKDLNSSEETLNGQYTLPSALAVKHEDNSNDVLNGSEETLKGHYTVPSVVALDHEDTSNDGFNGSEETLNAQCTLPSAVTLDHTYSMESDGRMTKTRHRLEEEEDVKPDPSTLTLGPSILTPSLRIRVKLERGVEVDGAPLQSDEGISDGEGSEHSEDTESAGGTDNDRLTESSGETDIDEEDIRLSEEEQEEVKSKREDRKNDIQSEKEDEDAEMLIDQEGEPSSSERESEFDPEELSDSDSGSSSTGESSGSSYTPVRTRKAKTRPSRTKQPQTKLSQVKPYYCIYCTKGPYHNMDFHVKTCNMKDFQCSLCQAVFPTEMAMLDHEVRTHSEAISGQMYTCEFCRQVFPDLAIYKNHNCPKKNTSPPYVPDPTTCIHCGTGPFTNMDVHLRGCSWKGLTCTECRVLFHNRKALQNHNVSVHGQLSTMCAVCGRGPFTDMDFHLRSCSRDWSFQCSECKVQFPSEKSLVDHNLQYHSATSKTSDQGVCVYCGSGPFTSLDIHMRTCSKQKGLKCSVCKVFFPTESVLADHMVCYHSTPYHVHSTPYQVQSIPYQVQSTDSETPEGTCLYCGRGPFTSLDIHLRTCSGKKGFKCFVCNVFFPTETALADHKVLFHSIPSETPDKGTCDHCGKGPFTNLDNHMKTCSKRKCIQCSVCKFFFPSDVLANHMISYHSTKSRVQSPVTETPDKGACVHCGRGPFTSLEHHMKYCNKQKGIQCVMCKAYFLTEGSLVDHIVLAHADKLVTQAGGSSATTFTFVPMAISTTSGRQSPSSSTLMCCSSGNKELKRLPPVPVADQGLNAVGPLTAAGQSTVSLPRVMLSTTSSSQPAVPVVATLLFDNTGGGGPVKMARLVPVAPQTNPPKPQVTAPTQTNTAKPLGQFSNLLQQTVHQAKSVQQQTPRPIALAMDPIRSPTTPSPRPVSASAPGKITMIHLSPVHTPPLAQSSPLTHAFAPAPLSIMWMFVNRSKELALEKRMKMSWRSKCTYTCRQCGAVSQQPSLSVKHRYLHRGSRRYRCTCGRSFLRRLHLLRHYLQHAQATRYICTACGETFDGAKCLAQHMVGASNTTRCPGDSITLKLRKECRMPFSCHCGQVFCRPAAFLWHKLKNTQRT, encoded by the exons ATGTGTATTGCTGGtggg GAGATCCCCAGGTTTTCTGTGCCACGCCCGTTCTCCATGCCAGAGGACTCGAGTGACGATGACTGTGACCTGTCAGGGGACAGCATCTCTGCTTACGGCATGCATTCCATGGAGCTGGGGGGAAAGTGCTGGGAATGTGGCGTGCAATTCAAGCCTGGCCAGGAGTTGATCGAACACTTTGAGAGCCACAGGTCCAAGGTCTCAACGTCCTGCAACATCTGTCAGGTGACTTTCAGTCGCACAGTATCACTGGCTATGCACCTAGTCAACGCACacccaaactcagtcctccatTGCAGTAACTGCCAGCTGTTTTTCAGCAACTTGTGGGATCTCAACAAGCACATTGGAATACACTTGTTCACCGAGTTGTTAAATACACCCCTTGAGGACATCTCAAATAAGGACTTGAATAGCAGTGAAGAGACTTTAAATGGACAGTATACTCTACCTTCAGCCTTGGCCGTcaaacatgaggacaactcaaaTGATGTCTTGAATGGCAGTGAGGAAACTTTAAAGggacattatactgtaccttcagtGGTGGCTCTTGACCATGAGGACACCTCAAATGATGGCTTCAATGGCAGTGAGGAGACTTTAAATGCACAGTGTACTCTACCTTCAGCAGTGACCCTAGACCATACGTATAGCATGGAAAGCGATGGGAGAATGACAAAGACCAGACATaggctggaggaggaggaagatgtcaAACCAGACCCTTCCACTCTGACCCTAGGCCCCTCCATTCTGACTCCCTCACTGAGGATCCGTGTCAAACTGGAGAGAGGGGTTGAGGTTGATGGCGCCCCCCTCCAGTCGGATGAGGGTATCAGCGATGGAGAGGGGAGTGAACATAGCGAAGACACTGAGAGTGCAGGAGGAACAGACAACGACAGGTTAACAGAGAGCAGCGGAGAAACTGATATCGATGAGGAGGACATCAGGCTGAGTGAAGAAGAGCAGGAGGAAGTTAAAAGCAAACGGGAGGATAGGAAGAATGACATCCAGAGCGAAAAAGAGGACGAGGATGCTGAGATGCTTATTGACCAAGAGGGTGAGCCCTCCTCGTCTGAGCGGGAGTCAGAATTTGACCCAGAAGAGTTATCAGATTCTGACTCGGGGTCCAGCAGCACTGGGGAATCCAGTGGGTCTTCTTACACTCCTGTGCGCACACGGAAAGCCAAGACCCGGCCATCCCGGACTAAGCAGCCCCAGACCAAGTTGTCCCAGGTCAAGCCTTATTATTGCATCTATTGCACCAAAGGACCGTATCATAATATGGACTTTCATGTGAAGACCTGCAATATGAAGGACTTTCAATGCTCTTTATGCCAAGCCGTCTTCCCTACCGAGATGGCCATGTTGGACCATGAGGTTCGGACTCACTCTGAAGCCATATCGGGCCAAATGTACACCTGTGAGTTCTGCCGTCAGGTCTTCCCCGATCTGGCCATCTACAAAAACCACAACTGTCCTAAAAAAAACACATCCCCCCCATATGTCCCTGATCCCACTACGTGTATCCATTGTGGAACAGGGCCATTCACTAATATGGATGTCCATTTGAGAGGCTGCAGTTGGAAAGGTCTTACATGCACTGAGTGCAGGGTACTCTTCCATAATAGGAAGGCCCTGCAGAACCATAACGTTTCAGTTCACGGACAGCTTTCCACTATGTGTGCTGTTTGCGGCAGAGGGCCATTCACTGATATGGACTTCCATTTGAGGAGCTGCTCTAGGGATTGGTCCTTCCAATGCTCTGAGTGCAAAGTCCAATTTCCTTCAGAGAAATCCCTGGTGGACCATAATCTTCAATATCACAGTGCCACATCAAAGACCTCTGACCAAGGTGTCTGTGTTTATTGCGGCAGTGGACCATTCACTAGTCTGGACATCCACATGAGGACCTGCTCTAAACAGAAGGGCTTAAAATGCTCTGTGTGCAAAGTTTTTTTTCCTACTGAATCAGTCCTGGCTGATCATATGGTTTGCTATCATAGCACCCCATATCATGTCCATAGCACCCCATACCAAGTCCAGAGCATCCCATACCAAGTCCAGAGCACAGACTCAGAGACCCCTGAAGGTACCTGTCTCTATTGTGGCAGAGGTCCATTCACTAGTCTGGATATCCACTTGAGGACCTGCTCTGGGAAGAAGGGCTTCAAATGCTTTGTTTGCAACGTTTTCTTTCCTACAGAGACAGCCCTGGCCGACCATAAGGTTCTCTTTCACAGTATCCCATCAGAGACCCCTGACAAAGGTACCTGTGACCATTGTGGCAAGGGGCCATTCACTAATCTGGACAACCACATGAAGACCTGCTCTAAGAGGAAGTGCATCCAATGTTCTGTGTGCAAGTTTTTCTTTCCTAGTGATGTTCTGGCCAACCATATGATTTCCTATCACAGTACCAAATCCCGAGTTCAGAGCCCAGTCACAGAGACGCCTGACAAAGGTGCCTGTGTCCATTGCGGCAGAGGGCCCTTCACTAGTCTGGAACATCACATGAAGTACTGCAATAAGCAGAAGGGCATCCAATGCGTTATGTGTAAAGCTTACTTTCTTACTGAGGGCAGTCTGGTGGACCATATTGTTTTGGCCCACGCTGACAAGCTGGTCACCCAAGCTGGTGGGTCCTCCGCTACGACTTTCACCTTCGTACCCATGGCTATCTCTACAACCTCAGGCCGGCAGAGCCCCAGTAGCTCCACCCTGATGTGTTGCAGTAGTGGAAATAAGGAGCTGAAACGACTGCCCCCAGTCCCTGTGGCTGATCAGGGCCTCAATGCAGTTGGACCGCTAACAGCTGCTGGACAGTCTACTGTGTCTCTGCCTAGAGTGATGCTGTCTACCACCTCCTCTTCCCAGCCAGCTGTTCCTGTGGTGGCCACCTTGCTCTTTGACAACACTGGTGGTGGTGGTCCAGTGAAAATGGCCAGGCTGGTCCCAGTGGCCCCACAGACCAACCCTCCCAAACCTCAGGTCACGGCACCCACGCAGACTAACACAGCAAAGCCCCTTGGGCAGTTCTCTAACCTTCTGCAACAGACTGTCCATCAGGCAAAATCTGTCCAACAGCAGACACCCAGGCCCATTGCCCTAGCCATGGACCCTATCAGATCCCCCACCACCCCATCCCCTAGACCTGTCTCAGCCTCTGCCCCGGGGAAAATCACCATGATCCACCTCTCACCTGTCCATACCCCCCCTCTAGCGCAGTCTTCCCCCCTTACCCATGCCTTTGCCCCAGCCCCTCTAAGCATCATGTGGATGTTTGTGAATAGAAGTAAGGAGCTGGCCCTGGAGAAACGCATGAAGATGAGCTGGCGCTCCAAGTGCACCTACACCTGCCGCCAGTGCGGCGCCGTCTCGCAGCAGCCCTCGCTCAGTGTGAAGCACCGCTACCTCCATCGGGGCTCCCGGCGGTACCGCTGCACCTGTGGTAGGTCGTTCCTGCGGCGGCTGCACCTCCTGCGCCACTACCTCCAGCACGCCCAGGCCACCCGCTACATATGCACTGCCTGCGGGGAGACCTTTGACGGGGCAAAGTGCCTCGCACAGCACATGGTTGGAGCTTCCAACACGACTCGATGTCCAGGTGACAGCATAACTTTGAAGTTGAGGAAAGAGTGCCGGATGCCCTTCTCCTGTCACTGTGGGCAGGTGTTTTGTAGGCCCGCTGCTTTTCTCTGGCACAAACTGAAAAACACCCAAAGGACTTAA